Proteins found in one Quercus robur chromosome 2, dhQueRobu3.1, whole genome shotgun sequence genomic segment:
- the LOC126713977 gene encoding uncharacterized protein LOC126713977, with amino-acid sequence MGSPLQPKTRVAFVLIDGLGDVSLPRLGFKTPLQAAKVPNLDAIASAGVNGLMDPVEVGLGCGSDTAHLSLLGYDPRVYYRGRGAFESMGAGLAMSPGDIAFKSNFATLDEKTGIVTSRRADRHFEEEGPILCAALDGMKLPSFPQYEVRVRYATEHRCGVVVKGPRLSGNISGTDPLKDNRLLLQVEALDDTDEARHTAVVVNELSKEMSRILISHPLNAKRVAEGKNVANVVLLRGCGIRLEVPPFEKKHGLWPCMVAPTKIIAGLGLSLAIDILDAPGATGDYRTLLTSKATAIAKALSAPLQSCPSAFVPGEDENKPGRSDGYDFGFLHIKAIDDAGHDKASILKVKGLEAVDRAIGQLARLLWEAESTGKFRYFLCVTGDHSTPVEYGDHSFETVPFAMCRLKDFVSAVGGESIILGTSLDPFPLPATEVDDDLTDDVGIEQERSKQLQAYNGDSVCEFNEIAAARGCLGRFPGGEMMGIIKKFLKLDA; translated from the exons ATGGGTAGTCCGCTGCAACCTAAGACAAGAGTAGCGTTTGTGCTGATTGATGGGTTGGGTGACGTGTCACTGCCAAGGCTTGGATTCAAGACTCCTCTGCAGGCAGCCAAAGTGCCCAATTTGGATGCCATTGCATCTGCTGGAGTTAATGGTCTTATGGACCCTGTTGAAGTAGGCTTGGGTTGTGGGAGTGACACTGCTCACCTCTCTTTATTGGGTTATGACCCAAGAGTGTATTATCGGGGTCGAGGTGCTTTTGAGTCCATGGGTGCTGGTTTGGCAATGTCTCCTGGTGATATTGCATTTAAG TCAAATTTTGCAACCTTGGATGAGAAAACGGGAATAGTCACAAGTAGGAGGGCTGACAGGCACTTTGAAGAAGAAGGGCCCATACTCTGTGCAGCATTAGATGGAATGAAGCTGCCGTCTTTTCCTCAATACGAAGTTAGAGTCAG GTATGCAACAGAGCATAGATGTGGAGTGGTTGTCAAAGGACCAAGATTAAGCGGAAATATATCAGGGACAGACCCGTTAAAGGACAACCGCTTACTTTTGCAAGTTGAAGCTCTAGATGATACTGATGAAGCAAGGCACACAGCTGTAGTTGTTAATGAGTTATCCAAGGAAATGTCCAGAATTCTGATTTCTCATCCATTAAATGCAAAGCGGGTTGCAGAAGGGAAGAATGTAGCTAATGTTGTCCTTCTACGGGGTTGTGGTATTCGACTTGAG GTTCCTCCATTTGAAAAAAAGCATGGATTGTGGCCATGCATGGTAGCTCCCACCAAAATTATTGCTGGCCTGGGCCTGTCTCTTGCTATTGATATCCTTGATGCCCCTGGAGCAACTGGAGACTATCGAACACTTTTAACTTCCAAAGCAACTGCAATAGCTAAGGCACTCTCAGCTCCTTTGCAGTCTTGCCCCTCTGCTTTTGTACCTGGGGAGGATGAAAACAAACCTGGTCGATCAGATGGCTATGATTTTGGGTTTCTTCACATCAAG GCAATAGATGATGCAGGTCATGACAAGGCAAGCATTTTGAAAGTCAAAGGGCTGGAAGCTGTAGATCGAGCTATAGGACAGTTGGCTAGGCTCCTCTGGGAGGCAGAATCAACTGGAAAATTTCGTTACTTTCTTTGCGTTACTGGAGACCACTCAACTCCAGTTGAATATGGAGACCACAGCTTTGAAACAGTTCCATTTGCAATGTGTCGGTTGAAAGACTTTGTGAGTGCAGTAGGTGGGGAGTCCATCATTTTGGGAACTTCTCTTGATCCATTTCCTCTTCCAGCTACTGAAGTTGATGATGACCTAACAGATGATGTGGGAATTGAACAAGAGAGAAGCAAACAGCTTCAAGCTTATAATGGTGATTCAGTTTGTGAGTTTAACGAGATTGCAGCAGCGAGGGGTTGTCTTGGGCGTTTTCCAGGAGGAGAGATGATGGGAATTATAAAGAAATTTCTTAAATTAGATGCATGA